A single Lactuca sativa cultivar Salinas chromosome 8, Lsat_Salinas_v11, whole genome shotgun sequence DNA region contains:
- the LOC111917904 gene encoding wall-associated receptor kinase 2: MHLKILIVVAAMAALGAAYAQDESHCERSCGDVSIMFPFGSGEGCYYNSDFLVTCNQSSSGEQTLFLGLPKNDVVITNMSTDTSEMEIMMFVASDCYNISGPTYRRRASLKLAVTDRDFQISTKNKFIAIGCDTHAYFNGTRGNVSVGTGCISRCGSNKLVTNGSCSGVGCCEVAVPEGMNSFRMSLSSYNNHTNITDFNPCSYGFFVQEGKFSFSTTNLLNFQSRKVPMLLDWGIGNSTCDIAKKDVDKFLCRENSICDKTYKGRGYRCNCSEGYEGNPYVRCNNVDECQKEDHGCVHICNDEPGNYTCKCRKGYSGDGRKNGTGCTADQSMLIKISVGSSFAAIVLIVFVNWLYFGLKKRKLMILREKFFKQNGGILLQQRISGDGGSNDQAKVFTVEELKRATNNYHDSKIIGKGGYGTVYKGVLSDSRTVAIKKSKLADQTQTQIEQFINEVVILSQINHRNVVKLIGCCLETEVPLLVYEFIPNGTLSDHIHNKGKSSAITWDIRLRIATETAEALSYLHSAASVPVIHRDVKPTNILLDDSFVAKVADFGASRLVPMDQIELETMVQGTLGYLDPEYMQTNQLTDKSDVYSFGVVLVELMTGKKALSFDRPEEERNLAMHFLSSLKQGRLFQILDEQLQKNDDHNEIIKVSTLAARCLHVQGDERPTMKEVAMELEGILASLIQKHPWVQSTLNEDEAEYLLKGPTDDYECTEVATGSSSTFDSISKLTILPIASGR; encoded by the exons ATGCATTTAAAGATACTAATAGTAGTAGCAGCTATGGCAGCTTTGGGAGCAGCATATGCACAAGACGAGTCACATTGTGAAAGGTCATGTGGTGATGTGAGTATTATGTTCCCTTTTGGTTCGGGTGAGGGATGCTACTACAATTCGGATTTCCTTGTTACTTGCAACCAATCATCATCCGGTGAGCAAACACTTTTCCTTGGACTACCCAAAAATGATGTTGTTATAACAAATATGTCAACGGACACAAGTGAGATGGAGATTATGATGTTTGTAGCGAGTGATTGCTACAACATCTCTGGTCCAACTTATAGGAGGCGTGCATCTTTGAAATTGGCAGTTACAGACAGGGATTTTCAGATCTCAACCAAGAACAAGTTTATTGCCATTGGTTGTGACACGCATGCATATTTTAATGGAACAAGGGGGAATGTGTCTGTTGGCACTGGTTGCATTTCTAGATGTGGTAGCAACAAGCTTGTTACAAATGGATCTTGTTCGGGTGTTGGGTGTTGTGAAGTAGCAGTGCCAGAAGGAATGAACTCCTTTCGTATGAGTCTAAGCAGCTAtaataaccatacaaatataaCTGACTTCAACCCTTGTAGCTATGGCTTTTTTGTACAAGAAGGGAAGTTCAGTTTTTCTACCACTAATTTGCTTAATTTTCAAAGCCGAAAGGTGCCTATGCTACTTGATTGGGGAATCGGAAACTCGACTTGTGACATAGCAAAAAAGGACGTGGATAAATTCTTATGCAGGGAAAACAGCATATGTGATAAAACTTATAAAGGTCGTGGATATCGCTGTAACTGCAGTGAAGGCTATGAAGGCAATCCTTATGTTCGCTGTAATA ATGTTGATGAGTGTCAAAAAGAAGATCATGGTTGCGTACATATATGCAATGATGAACCAGGAAACTATACATGTAAATGTCGAAAAGGTTATTCTGGAGATGGAAGGAAAAATGGAACAGGCTGCACTGCAGATCAATCAATGCTTATAaagatttcagtag GTTCCTCATTTGCTGCCATCGTTCTGATTgtgtttgttaattggttgtattTCGGACTCAAGAAACGTAAACTTATGATCCTTAGAGAAAAATTCTTCAAGCAAAATGGTGGAATCTTGTTGCAGCAAAGAATTTCTGGGGATGGTGGATCTAATGATCAAGCAAAAGTCTTTACTGTAGAAGAGCTTAAGAGGGCAACCAACAACTATCATGATAGCAAGATTATTGGTAAGGGTGGCTATGGCACAGTTTATAAAGGAGTACTATCAGATAGCAGAACAGTTGCCATAAAGAAGTCCAAACTAGCAGATCAAACCCAAACCCAGATAGAGCAATTTATTAATGAAGTGGTTATCCTTTCTCAAATCAATCATAGAAATGTGGTGAAGCTGATTGGATGTTGCTTGGAAACAGAAGTCCCATTGTTGGTTTATGAATTCATTCCAAATGGCACACTATCTGATCACATCCACAACAAAGGCAAGTCGTCTGCTATTACATGGGACATCAGACTTAGAATAGCAACAGAAACAGCTGAAGCCCTTTCCTACTTGCACTCTGCTGCATCAGTCCCAGTCATCCATCGAGATGTCAAGCCAACGAATATACTCTTGGATGATAGTTTTGTAGCAAAAGTAGCTGATTTTGGAGCTTCAAGGCTAGTTCCTATGGATCAGATTGAGCTGGAGACAATGGTGCAAGGAACACTAGGCTACTTAGATCCTGAATATATGCAGACGAATCAGCTGACAGATAAGAGtgatgtttacagttttgggGTAGTGTTGGTGGAACTTATGACTGGAAAAAAAGCTCTTAGCTTTGATAGGCCGGAGGAAGAGAGGAACCTCGCCATGCATTTTCTATCTTCTTTGAAACAGGGACGACTCTTTCAGATTCTTGATGAACAGCTGCAGAAAAATGATGATCATAACGAGATCATCAAAGTCTCAACACTTGCAGCAAGATGCTTACATGTTCAAGGAGATGAAAGGCCTACCATGAAGGAAGTAGCTATGGAGCTGGAAGGAATATTGGCATCATTGATACAAAAGCATCCGTGGGTGCAAAGTACTTTGAATGAAGACGAAGCTGAGTATTTGCTTAAAGGACCAACTGATGACTACGAATGCACAGAGGTGGCAACTGGAAGTTCAAGTACATTTGATAGCATCAGCAAGCTTACAATATTACCTATTGCTAGTGGCAGGTAA